In the Aromatoleum bremense genome, one interval contains:
- the tviB gene encoding Vi polysaccharide biosynthesis UDP-N-acetylglucosamine C-6 dehydrogenase TviB: MLTLGDIRLAIIGLGYVGLPLAVEFGRKQHVTGFDIHAERIIELQAGRDRTLEVDARELAAAEYLRFTADPADLAECNVFIVTVPTPIDEHKRPDLTPLIRASETIGKVLKRGDIVIYESTVYPGATEEECVPVLERVSGLRFNHDFYAGYSPERINPGDKAHRVSTIKKVTSGSTPQVADLVDALYARIITAGTHKAPSIKVAEAAKVIENTQRDLNIALINELAIIFNKLGIDTEAVLEAAGTKWNFLPFRPGLVGGHCIGVDPYYLTHKAQAIGYHPEIILAGRRLNDGMGAYVVSQLVKAMLKRRIQVEGARVLVMGLAFKENCPDLRNTRVVDIVRELADYNVRVDVFDPWVDADEARHEYGITPIELPAPGQYDAVLLAVAHDQFKAMSAQGIRALGKPEHVLYDLKYVLPRQAADLRL, translated from the coding sequence ATGTTGACACTTGGAGACATCAGACTGGCCATCATCGGCCTCGGCTACGTCGGCCTGCCGCTCGCCGTCGAATTCGGCCGCAAGCAGCACGTCACCGGCTTCGACATCCACGCCGAGCGCATCATTGAGCTGCAGGCCGGCCGCGACCGCACGCTCGAAGTCGACGCCCGCGAGCTCGCCGCCGCCGAATACCTGCGGTTCACGGCCGACCCGGCCGACCTGGCCGAATGCAATGTCTTCATCGTCACCGTGCCGACGCCGATCGACGAACACAAGCGACCGGACCTGACACCGCTGATCCGCGCCAGCGAGACCATCGGCAAGGTGCTCAAGCGCGGCGACATCGTCATATACGAATCCACCGTCTATCCCGGCGCCACCGAGGAAGAGTGCGTGCCGGTGCTCGAACGCGTCTCCGGCCTGCGCTTCAACCACGACTTCTACGCCGGCTATTCGCCCGAGCGCATCAACCCCGGTGATAAGGCGCACCGCGTCAGCACCATCAAGAAGGTCACTTCCGGCTCGACGCCGCAAGTGGCCGACCTCGTCGATGCGCTCTACGCCCGCATCATCACCGCCGGCACCCACAAGGCCCCCAGCATCAAGGTCGCCGAAGCCGCGAAGGTCATCGAGAACACCCAGCGCGATCTCAACATCGCGCTCATCAACGAACTCGCGATCATTTTCAACAAGCTCGGCATCGACACCGAAGCCGTGCTCGAAGCCGCCGGCACCAAGTGGAACTTCCTGCCGTTCCGCCCCGGCCTGGTCGGCGGCCACTGCATCGGCGTCGACCCGTACTACCTCACGCACAAGGCGCAGGCGATCGGCTACCACCCGGAAATCATCCTCGCCGGGCGACGGCTCAACGACGGCATGGGTGCCTACGTGGTGTCGCAGCTGGTGAAAGCCATGCTCAAGCGCCGCATCCAGGTTGAAGGCGCGCGCGTGCTGGTGATGGGCCTCGCCTTCAAGGAAAACTGCCCCGACCTGCGCAACACCCGCGTCGTCGACATCGTCCGGGAGCTCGCCGACTACAACGTCCGGGTGGATGTATTCGACCCGTGGGTGGATGCGGACGAAGCGCGGCACGAATACGGCATCACGCCGATCGAGCTACCGGCACCCGGCCAGTACGACGCAGTGCTGCTCGCCGTGGCCCACGACCAGTTCAAGGCGATGAGCGCGCAAGGCATCCGCGCCCTCGGCAAGCCCGAACACGTGCTGTACGACCTCAAGTACGTGCTGCCGCGGCAGGCGGCCGACCTGCGCCTATGA